A stretch of DNA from Solenopsis invicta isolate M01_SB chromosome 5, UNIL_Sinv_3.0, whole genome shotgun sequence:
CGACAGTGAACTCCACGATTATTCCGACGTGAAAAATTCACGATTAATGAATGCGTGAAGCGTTTGGGAGATGAAACCGTGAAAATAAATATCGATCTCCGCGGCAGCAGTTACGAACACTgctaaaaaaacaataaataaataaataaacaagaataGAACCAGGTAAGGgacataataaaattcttattacgAAATCATTTAATTGTTGAACAACGTAATCATTttgattagaaaattaattattaagaaaattttaatcaataattaattgtttgtattattttgtttttgtttattttctgcaaattataatttatttatgcaaaacataacattttaatgaataattaagtactgtttaaattaaaattaaattaaaataaaaaaattagaccAGGCCTGATTAGTTTTAAATGTTGCAGTTGGCAatctttatacataaattatcaGTCAATTTTTTTAGGTCTTATGTTTAATAGCGATTAATTTGATCGCCATCTAAAATAAGGGAATTAAGTGGAACGTTTGacacacgtacacatacacacacacacgagtaGTCTTTCACTTTCGCGATTTCCTCAATGCAAAACTCGTCTGCGCTTTTCACTGCGTCTTTGTACACCTTCGTACACGACTTTATTATACGGTACACGTACGTACAATTTACAGCGAGGTAAATTCCCCTAAAATTTCAAGGAACAAATTTCGAATCTCTCGCATTACCCCGTACGTCGAATTTCACGACGGAATGGAACGCTTCCGCATCCGGTGCGCGCGTTTAGAGACGGGACGTTTCGCGGGCCACGTGCCGAGATGCATCTCTCGGGCGCCACGTTCTGCAATTTCCGGCCCCGCGGGTTCATGCACCGCTCGCCGTCTGGTCTCGTCTCATGCATCTCTCGCCGAGAGCTAGCGTTCTAGAAACCTACAGACACCTACATGCCGCGCCGATCTCGAAAGCCGGTCGAGGGGACTGGCACGAGTCCCGACCTAGTTCTTCCAGCTATTCGACCGTAATCGGATGCATCGAGCGCGGAATGTGCGCGTGGACATATGCAACACGCGCTACGACTCCGCATGCTACAATAACGTCCCAAAAGCTCACTTGGGAGACTCGCACGTATCCACTTTacttttaacacatttaaattccTGAGATTTGTGTTATATCAAGCTTTTAATAAGTGAATACACGCAGTCACTTTATTTCTCGTCGATTAACCATTACTTGCTtaatctttctaattttttaatcttttacattttgatGAATTATTCTGCGCCCCACGTAATCTTTTACTTTATCATTATTCATTATGTTCggacattttaatttgtttttattaacattttgtaattaatgGATAATTAATGGATGAACGCGTCCCAAGgcaattgtattttttagagTTGACTAGAGTTTTTTAATTCTCCTGCATGGCGAAAATGTctattaattatagtaatcGATCATTGAGCGTCTTCACGGGTCGTAATCTCTCACGATCATAAAATATCACCGGCCCATGTACAGAGAAACGCTCACACGATGACTTCATGAAGAAAAGAGAAGTAAGAAAAACTTGCCCGATTgcgcaaatataattataatcgaaacataattataatcgaCCTCTTTTctgttttgtaaaaattacttatGGGAGAGTCTTACGAAGACAGTAATTAGCATTCTCACGACCACTTTTCTGCGGTACGAAAAAAAAGTTCTCTCTGCATTGTCGCTGCGAGAATCGATTATCGTTAGTCGCAAATGTAACGTGCTCCAACAGCTGTTACATTGTGTCATTGAACTCGTATCGGTTTCGAAATTGTTGCAAGAATCGAAGAGATCTAGTAGGAGTGGACTCCACCAGCCTAcaatcttaaataaatattaataaaaagaagagaaggaaaaagcaattttttaactaattagttGAAAACATCACGGTTTTAGCAATCAAACTTCCTAAATCTCGAACAGTGACAAATGACTCAAAAATTGCACGTGTTCTAATTTCACTCTATAGAAgtgaatttctatttttattcgaGTAACAAATCACTCGATCAATTTTCACTGTTTTATAACGATGTTTtgctctacgagatttagagagaaaaataatttctgttcGGGAGGAATGAAAAGTTTCCGGGaccttatctctctctcttgcgcgtCTACTCATAATCTGGCGATTTCCCAATTGCAGAGGTTGCCCGCAATCACAATACAATCTCCGTTCTCCATTTCCACGCGATTGCGAAATCAAACTCGACTCGCGATCCGTTCGCGACTATACATTGTTTTACTTTATGCTTTGTGATCCTATGTAGTACAAGGTATTTCTGCGGCGATTTATTGCTTCAAATCGAGTCCAACAATAACAGTCGGATGAGATTCGACGGGATTTGTATTCGGATTTGCGCGACATGCCCGTTCGTTGCTTTTCAGTTGAATTCCAATCATGGGCGCTTAAAAGATCAGCTGAGATTCGTTCGTGTTCGGGGCGATGTCAATTGCAGCAATTTCCTTGGCAGAGCAAGCGAGGCGTGAATTCAAGGACAAAATTGCCGGAATATCATTCTCGCATTACGGATCTTGCACGAACGTCAGAAAATAGTTTTATGTAACTGTTGCATTTTATACtggttttatataattattttacactgCTCAATAATAATGATCatatgcacagaaaaaaattttagtatcaaATAGCAAGAATAAcaaagcaagaatataaaaacttcttaaaagaatttataattttacaaactgacataatttgcttacatgaaaagaaaaattttcttcatgtaagcaatttatatctgtttaagattataaatttttccaagaagattttatattcttgctttgCTATTCTTGCTACATGAcacaaagattgttgatttgatattaatttttttttgtaccagagaatttttaaaattatacgatAAAATTGGACGctgaagaaatattaatttacttgcatttattataaaaatgaatatcgTTGAGCAGTTATAGATGCAACAGCTTCAacgaattttaaaaacaaagatcCTAAATcgctttgaatttttaaattggtaaaacaaaattgtaaaacgTACGAAACCTTTTCAGACatccaaaaatgttatttctaataCTGGCGGCGTGTCTCCTCGCCGTGACTCACGCCGGATGTCCCATGAGGCCGACGGTGGAACAAACTTCCGCAGGCAGGACGGCGGGAGATGGTGGTTACAGAATTCTCATCAGCGGACAGACAGGCGGATACATCCCAAATGCAATTCATACGATTAGCTTGAGAGGTTGTATGCGCCTAAAAGattgtctaaaaaaaattaatagaatacgAAAGAAAAACATATGGCGAAATCTTATTATAAacacttattataaaaattttgtcgaCCGCAAAGTGCCGCTGTTAAAGACAATCGACGTACATTTCAGGCTCGCAAACGCATGAGAGGCTGCAACAGTTTACGGTTTTCACGCTCACGGTGCACTCGCAGCATGCGCCGAATAATCCTTCAACTCGAGTCGGTTATTTCCAACTGTTTCCGGATTCCTTGACGACTTTCAACGAGGACTGCATTAACACGATCTCCGAGACGAACAATTATCCGAAGTCCGAGGTAAGAATGCGAGCCATTTTCTCtaacaaaaagaaatacatattaataaaaaaattaataaaaatgtaagaatttcTGTCCTGCTtcttctaattaataatttattttttcgacaGATCCAGGTGATGTGGCGGGCGCCACCAGTCGGCTCTGGATGTGTCATTTTCACCGCGATGGTCTTGGAAAACAACGTACGATGGTACGCGGAGGACAGCGCTCTTACCAAGACCGTTTGCGAATCGACAGGCACGGAAGTCGAAGGTGCAAACGAGACCAGATGTTGCGCTTGCGACGAGGCAAAGTATTCTGTAAGACACGAAATATTTCACAAAGTTCGGCGGAGATTAATgtgaaagatttatattttctttaaactttaaatagcGCAATTTTTACTCTTATTCCGTCTTATTAACTTTGAAACTAGCTTCGCCAAAGTTATGATGGGGgtgaatgaaataataaatcgcTGTGATTAATCGAAGCGTCTTACCCACGGCTCTTTCAGCTAACTATGGAGGGCATCTGGTCAAATAAAACACACCCGAAGGACTTTCCGTTTTCCGCCTGGCTGACTCATTTCAGCGACGTCATCGGTGCATCGCACGAGCCCAATTTTTCTTTCTGGGGTAGAGATCACATCGCGACCGATGGCTTCCGTCAATTGGCCGAGTGGGGTTCCGCGACGGGCGTGGAAGCGGAATTGAGAGAGAAATCCAGACACCTTAGAACGCTTATCAAAGCTGCTGGTCTATGGTATCCCAATGTCAATTCGAATACGACGACAAGTTTCAGGTAAATGTCATTCTTCGCGCACAAAATATGCGTTTAACAAACTCTAAGTTCTTTGATAACAATAACTGTGATAACATAATACttggtaaattttatatattccaaataaattatttttcaaaagaataccgttaaaaaattttagatagtgaaaacaaaaaagtaactcgctattatattttgttttagtgGCTAAATATGTGAAGCAagacattgatttttttaatatttccccTGAAAATGTAACAAATCTTTCTGACTGACTTCATTTTCACGAATTTTCAGGGTAGATCGAAACCATCCTCTTCTCTCGGTGGCTTCGATGCTGGGCCCGTCTCCTGACTGGGTTTTAGGAGTGAGCAAATTGAATCTCTGCCAGAAGGATTGCACCTGGACAAAAAGTATGATAGTCGATCTTTATCCTTGGGACGCCGGTACCGACAACGGCATCAGTTATATGTCGCCGAATTCCGAGACGAAACCACGCGAGAAGATGAAGCCGATAACGACGCTCTATCCGGAAGACCCGCGATCGCCGTTCTATGATCCCTCTGGCAGGCCCATGCAACCGCTGGCCAGACTGTATTTAAACCGTGAGAAGATTATCTCCCGCGAATGCAACGAGGAACTTCTGCAGCAGCAAGTAACCGAGCTGGAAGTGGCCGAGAACACCGAAGACACGTCGAGACGTACGCAGGCCATATTTTCTATAATAGCCAATCTTTTTGAAAAGCGATCTGAAAGACTTGATGAACttattaattctaatattaattaatgtttaatgaaataaatattaaaaattttttagagcCTTATCATTCCTGATATTTTAATGGCTTCATTAAGTCGGCAGAGATTTCGAGTTTACTCTCAATTATAGATTATGAACTTGGTAATTTAGTTTCATcttactttgaatttttaagcGGAGTGCCAGACGACGGATTATTCGCCGTGGTCGTCGTGTTCAGTAACTTGCGGTAAAGGTTTAAGGATGCGCACGAGGTCGTATCGAATGCCGGAGAAAGCTGCTATGTTCAACTGTAACAGACAGCTGGTTTCGAAGGAGATGTGTGTCTCGTCTATTCCTGAATGCTCGTAAGTGCGATTCTTATATCGTTTGAGAAATTGTCGAAGCTCAATTGATACACGAAAAGTACGATTTTGCTGATATATAGatctctgaaaataattatattgaattaaaaaatacatattggaGCGTTcaagctggttgctagaatgttaaaattttttacagcaaTATTATCACGCTTGAGCGTTACGTATAATTATTCTGATGGTCCaacgcaaaattattttcttatctgTATCTATCTAAATTTTTCGGAAttgcagaaaattattttttgcgcaaatataatattttgcggATGAGTCTACCAGATAAATTTGATTCTTCGTGTATGGACGCGATCAGATGTCGATGTGTTATTTCAGGGGAGAAGAGGATAACGACGACGATGTGATTCTGTCACAAAGTAATGATCCACTTTGCGAGACCACTGAATGGAGCCAGTGGTCTGAGTGCTCGAGCACCTGCGGAATCGGTACGAAAATGCGAATGAGGTTGTTCCGCGATCGCCGTGGTCGTAAACGATGCCCACTCGTGTCGCTCGTCGAGAGGGAGAAGTGCATGGAGCCACCGTGCCAGGAGGAAGAGCAGCAAGATCTTGTGTGCAAGGTGTGGAATCTAAAATCTATTACTCGCCGCGAGACAAAGATTcgttgtataataatttacaatgtttaatGATGATGATTAAAGATGACGGACTGGTCCGACTGGTCGCCGTGCAGTGCTTCCTGCGGGAAGGGTGTGAAACTGAGGACCAGGCTGCTGATGGTCGACCCGTCGCTGCAGGAGGAATGCTCTTCGCGCGTGGAATTGCTCCAGCAACGACCGTGCCTATTTCAGTCAGACTGTACATTCGACATGGCAACGGCGAAaggtaatgaaaaattttaacgttCGAAGTACAAAGtcttttttccttaaaattaattgtcaaatGATTATCAGTTGTATCAATTTTGTTAGTAGCTTCTAGAGATGTACGAATTTCAATCAAATCTGCAAGAATAGTTCAAATTCGAATCGAATATTCAAATTTGAATAGTTCGAGAATTTCGAATCATCGATTATTCGATTTCGAATCGATCACTTATTTTGTGTATCTGCTGCGTGATCAATCTTGTATTAATTTGTACCAATTTTTGTGCCTGATGGTcgattttcaaaactttttcatcGTTTCTAAATCTTACAAATTATAGAGCAACTCTAGAGTGATCCGCAACATagtaaaaatacgttttttattatatttaaattagtatgtaatgtaaatccggaaaaatttaattcacaTTCGAATCAAACATATTCGATTTGATTTGAATCTTACAAATGCTTGATTCGCACACCTCTAGCTTCCGGTGTAAATCTCATAAAAGAGCTTGAAAATTAAGCTTGTGCAATTTTCGTGCAATTTcccactctacgagatttagagtcTGGAATCCGTTGTAACTCTTTTTACAGTCGTATGCATGGAGGGTACAGACGCCGGCCCGTGCAGGGGCTACTTCCAGAGGTGGGCTTTCAACCCGCAGAAATTAATGTGCGTGCCCTTCGCATACGGTGGATGTCGTGGCAACCGAAATAATTTTCTAACGGCGGACGAGTGCAGCAGTACTTGCGGTGTCGTAAGCGAGAATGTTTTAATCGAAAATCGGGAGAGCGCGAGCGAAATGGAGATGTCATCTAAATTCTTGTTCCTAGGTGCGAGCTGCTCTTACTGGTAAGGCCTTTAACGAGACCGTGAATCAAGTTCAAACACCTACGGACTCCCTGAACCCTC
This window harbors:
- the LOC105195250 gene encoding spondin-1 isoform X2 gives rise to the protein MHADPKTDLVTPDKTPPEYCRFTGNQAHERPPISSSFSVHRFDQREHSRATRIYRHPKMLFLILAACLLAVTHAGCPMRPTVEQTSAGRTAGDGGYRILISGQTGGYIPNAIHTISLRGSQTHERLQQFTVFTLTVHSQHAPNNPSTRVGYFQLFPDSLTTFNEDCINTISETNNYPKSEIQVMWRAPPVGSGCVIFTAMVLENNVRWYAEDSALTKTVCESTGTEVEGANETRCCACDEAKYSLTMEGIWSNKTHPKDFPFSAWLTHFSDVIGASHEPNFSFWGRDHIATDGFRQLAEWGSATGVEAELREKSRHLRTLIKAAGLWYPNVNSNTTTSFRVDRNHPLLSVASMLGPSPDWVLGVSKLNLCQKDCTWTKSMIVDLYPWDAGTDNGISYMSPNSETKPREKMKPITTLYPEDPRSPFYDPSGRPMQPLARLYLNREKIISRECNEELLQQQVTELEVAENTEDTSRPECQTTDYSPWSSCSVTCGKGLRMRTRSYRMPEKAAMFNCNRQLVSKEMCVSSIPECSGEEDNDDDVILSQSNDPLCETTEWSQWSECSSTCGIGTKMRMRLFRDRRGRKRCPLVSLVEREKCMEPPCQEEEQQDLVCKMTDWSDWSPCSASCGKGVKLRTRLLMVDPSLQEECSSRVELLQQRPCLFQSDCTFDMATAKVVCMEGTDAGPCRGYFQRWAFNPQKLMCVPFAYGGCRGNRNNFLTADECSSTCGVVRAALTGKAFNETVNQVQTPTDSLNPPPPPVDCVVTRWSNWSPCSVTCGIGRVTSYRTIEREAANGGRPCPKKLHRRYRCELAPCE
- the LOC105195250 gene encoding spondin-1 isoform X1; this translates as MLFLILAACLLAVTHAGCPMRPTVEQTSAGRTAGDGGYRILISGQTGGYIPNAIHTISLRGSQTHERLQQFTVFTLTVHSQHAPNNPSTRVGYFQLFPDSLTTFNEDCINTISETNNYPKSEIQVMWRAPPVGSGCVIFTAMVLENNVRWYAEDSALTKTVCESTGTEVEGANETRCCACDEAKYSLTMEGIWSNKTHPKDFPFSAWLTHFSDVIGASHEPNFSFWGRDHIATDGFRQLAEWGSATGVEAELREKSRHLRTLIKAAGLWYPNVNSNTTTSFRVDRNHPLLSVASMLGPSPDWVLGVSKLNLCQKDCTWTKSMIVDLYPWDAGTDNGISYMSPNSETKPREKMKPITTLYPEDPRSPFYDPSGRPMQPLARLYLNREKIISRECNEELLQQQVTELEVAENTEDTSRPECQTTDYSPWSSCSVTCGKGLRMRTRSYRMPEKAAMFNCNRQLVSKEMCVSSIPECSGEEDNDDDVILSQSNDPLCETTEWSQWSECSSTCGIGTKMRMRLFRDRRGRKRCPLVSLVEREKCMEPPCQEEEQQDLVCKMTDWSDWSPCSASCGKGVKLRTRLLMVDPSLQEECSSRVELLQQRPCLFQSDCTFDMATAKVVCMEGTDAGPCRGYFQRWAFNPQKLMCVPFAYGGCRGNRNNFLTADECSSTCGVVRAALTGKAFNETVNQVQTPTDSLNPPPPPVDCVVTRWSNWSPCSVTCGIGRVTSYRTIEREAANGGRPCPKKLHRRYRCELAPCE